One Anaerolineales bacterium DNA segment encodes these proteins:
- a CDS encoding isoprenyl transferase: protein MGKTGASTPAGPPPGLPTNIPGHVAIIMDGNGRWAKSRGLPRLAGHRAGVENLRRVIEGCAEFRVRYLTLYAFSTENWERPEEEVKGLLRILEEVIDRELDELHRNGVQLHHIGRLEGLSPFLRKKVQQAIEMTRGNTRLVLNIAFNYGGRDELVYALRRMIRDGVSADAVDEALVGKYLFTAGIPDPDLVIRTSGEQRTSNFLLWQSAYSEWYFPETLWPDFDKEELRKALWEYSSRERRFGGILPAAPVS, encoded by the coding sequence ATGGGTAAGACGGGCGCATCGACACCGGCCGGGCCGCCGCCCGGCCTGCCGACCAACATTCCGGGGCATGTCGCCATCATCATGGACGGAAACGGCCGCTGGGCGAAATCCCGCGGCTTGCCGCGCTTGGCCGGCCACCGGGCCGGGGTCGAAAACCTGAGGCGGGTGATCGAAGGCTGCGCCGAATTCCGGGTAAGATACCTCACCCTGTACGCGTTCTCCACCGAAAATTGGGAGCGGCCGGAAGAAGAAGTGAAAGGGTTGCTGCGGATCCTGGAGGAGGTCATCGACCGCGAACTGGACGAACTGCACCGGAACGGAGTGCAATTGCACCATATCGGGCGGCTGGAGGGCCTGAGCCCGTTCCTGCGCAAGAAAGTCCAGCAGGCGATCGAAATGACCCGCGGCAACACGCGCCTGGTGCTCAACATCGCCTTCAACTACGGCGGACGCGACGAATTGGTTTACGCGCTGCGGCGGATGATCCGCGACGGCGTGTCCGCCGACGCCGTCGACGAGGCGCTGGTCGGGAAATACCTCTTCACGGCGGGGATCCCCGACCCGGATTTGGTGATCCGCACGTCCGGCGAACAGCGGACCAGCAATTTCCTGCTGTGGCAATCGGCGTATTCCGAATGGTACTTCCCTGAAACCCTATGGCCTGATTTTGACAAGGAGGAGCTGCGCAAGGCGCTCTGGGAATACAGCTCCCGCGAGCGCCGGTTCGGAGGCATCCTTCCCGCCGCGCCGGTCTCATAA
- a CDS encoding phosphatidate cytidylyltransferase, producing MLRDRLVVILILIPAGMGVLLAGGPFFIGLVALLLSMAAWEYARLFSAPERPIPPAVLAAGCAALAVARGVFAFDHAGAVWTGVIFLSLIWFLLRFEFRGERQAATAMGITLGGTLYIGWLGSYLVSLRLLPSGYWWFLICLAAVGAADSSAYLVGRIWGRHPLARRISPKKTWEGYLGGAAGSTLAGFMIAWLVQAVAGTDGGITPAAGLLLGALIGLLSTLGDLGISMIKREMAQKDSGDFFPGHGGVLDRIDSWLVMAVVGYYTIVGLLPALGLR from the coding sequence ATGCTCCGCGATCGATTGGTCGTCATCCTGATCCTGATCCCCGCGGGAATGGGCGTCCTGTTGGCAGGCGGCCCCTTTTTCATCGGGTTGGTTGCCCTGCTGCTAAGCATGGCGGCTTGGGAATATGCCCGCCTGTTTTCCGCCCCGGAGCGCCCGATTCCGCCGGCCGTGCTCGCCGCCGGATGTGCGGCCCTCGCGGTCGCGCGCGGTGTTTTCGCTTTTGATCATGCCGGCGCCGTGTGGACCGGGGTCATCTTTCTGTCGCTGATCTGGTTTCTTTTACGATTCGAGTTCCGGGGCGAGCGGCAGGCCGCCACCGCCATGGGCATAACACTCGGAGGGACGTTGTACATCGGCTGGCTGGGATCGTATTTGGTCTCCCTGCGCCTCCTACCGAGCGGATATTGGTGGTTTCTCATCTGCCTGGCCGCCGTCGGCGCGGCTGACTCTTCCGCTTACTTGGTCGGCCGGATCTGGGGCAGGCATCCGCTGGCCCGTCGCATCAGCCCGAAAAAAACATGGGAAGGGTATCTTGGAGGCGCCGCCGGATCGACCCTCGCCGGTTTCATGATCGCTTGGCTTGTTCAGGCGGTCGCGGGGACCGACGGCGGAATCACGCCGGCCGCCGGTTTGCTGTTGGGGGCGTTGATCGGCTTGCTGTCCACGCTCGGCGACCTGGGAATCAGCATGATCAAGCGCGAGATGGCACAGAAGGATTCGGGGGATTTTTTCCCAGGCCACGGCGGCGTTCTGGATCGGATCGATTCGTGGCTGGTGATGGCGGTCGTCGGATACTATACGATCGTCGGATTGCTGCCCGCGCTCGGACTTCGCTAA
- the tsf gene encoding translation elongation factor Ts, producing the protein MAISADLIKQLRETTGAGILDCRTTLEQTGGDMDKAVAVLREKGLAAAAKRADRVTKDGVIELYSHGNGRVGVMVEVNCETDFVARTEEFRHFAHEIALQVAANSAKYLDVADVPEKTLEEQKTLAAAQAKAEGKPAGVVEKIVEGRLAKFYQDVCLLQQPYIRDENMTVGDLFKQIVASTRENVVIRRFARWELGADAE; encoded by the coding sequence ATGGCTATCTCGGCTGACCTGATAAAACAACTGCGGGAAACGACCGGCGCCGGAATCCTGGATTGCCGGACAACCCTCGAGCAAACCGGGGGCGACATGGACAAAGCCGTCGCCGTTCTGCGCGAGAAGGGGCTTGCGGCTGCGGCCAAACGGGCCGACCGGGTGACCAAGGACGGGGTGATCGAACTTTACAGCCACGGCAACGGGCGGGTGGGGGTGATGGTGGAGGTCAATTGCGAGACTGATTTCGTCGCCCGCACCGAGGAGTTCCGGCATTTCGCGCACGAAATTGCCCTGCAAGTCGCCGCGAACTCGGCGAAGTATCTGGATGTCGCCGATGTCCCGGAGAAGACTCTTGAGGAACAGAAGACTCTGGCCGCGGCGCAGGCCAAGGCGGAGGGCAAGCCCGCCGGGGTGGTGGAAAAAATCGTGGAAGGCCGCCTGGCGAAGTTCTACCAGGATGTCTGCCTTCTGCAGCAGCCCTACATCCGCGATGAGAATATGACCGTCGGCGATTTGTTCAAACAGATCGTCGCTTCCACGCGGGAGAATGTCGTCATCCGGAGATTCGCACGCTGGGAATTGGGTGCGGATGCGGAGTGA
- a CDS encoding VWA domain-containing protein has translation MDTPLDKLTRPLKGRRSRTRTKERRGRYVQSRATPGKADDLAFDATLRAAAPFQIQRRREQERMALILRREDFHSKVRVRRAGNLILFVVDASWSMAVAERMTATKGAILSLLTDAYQRRDRVGLVVFQKDRSLLVLPPTNSTSLARKALADIPVGGKTPLSAGLAMALRTLRNEKITHPDIMPLMILLTDGAGNVAVGSQPPLVEAYRIAEEIGRQKIRSVVVNMEHAAFDQGLAADLARHLGAKCYTLHDLRAESLYQTVRGELEPA, from the coding sequence TTGGACACCCCGCTCGACAAGCTCACCCGCCCGCTGAAAGGCCGACGCTCACGGACCCGCACCAAAGAACGACGCGGCCGCTACGTGCAATCCCGCGCCACGCCCGGGAAGGCCGACGATCTGGCGTTCGACGCCACCCTGCGGGCCGCCGCGCCGTTCCAGATCCAGCGCCGGCGGGAGCAGGAGCGCATGGCTTTAATCCTCCGACGGGAGGATTTCCACAGCAAGGTCCGGGTGCGCCGGGCCGGCAACTTGATCTTGTTCGTCGTCGACGCCTCCTGGTCGATGGCGGTGGCGGAACGAATGACGGCGACCAAGGGCGCCATCCTCTCCCTCTTGACCGACGCCTATCAACGGCGGGACCGGGTCGGGCTGGTCGTGTTCCAGAAGGACCGCTCACTGCTGGTTCTGCCGCCCACAAATTCAACAAGCCTGGCCCGCAAAGCCCTGGCCGACATCCCGGTCGGCGGGAAAACGCCCTTATCGGCGGGTCTGGCGATGGCGTTGAGGACCCTGCGCAACGAGAAGATCACCCATCCGGACATCATGCCGCTGATGATTTTGTTGACCGACGGAGCGGGCAATGTCGCCGTCGGCAGCCAGCCGCCGCTGGTCGAAGCCTACCGGATTGCGGAAGAGATCGGTCGCCAAAAGATCCGCAGCGTGGTGGTGAACATGGAGCATGCCGCTTTCGATCAGGGATTGGCCGCGGACCTCGCCCGGCATCTGGGGGCCAAGTGCTATACCCTGCACGATCTGCGGGCCGAATCGCTGTATCAGACGGTTCGCGGCGAGCTTGAACCGGCGTAG
- a CDS encoding ATP-binding protein has product MPNIFPFPAIAGQERMKRALLLNAVNPRIGGVLIRGERGTAKSTAARSLAALLPEVRSVVGCRFGCDPDRPTSWCTECRMRVSDGEALPVEKRRTAFVDLPVSATEDRVVGTMDIERAIQKGERWFEPGVLAAANRGLLYIDEVNLLDDHVVDILLDSAASGMNIVEREGISFAHPARFILVGTMNPEEGDLRPQLLDRFALCVDVRGIDELRDRVAIMERNLAFEADPEKFRAEWHGQETALSEEIEKARELVDDVRYSSHDLLTIAGLTTSLKVDGHRADLVILKAARAQAALEGRSSLTHHDIALAAELALPHRLKRGPLQQVDDDLFNLDRQIEQIHSAIHNQDETAAPPEQEVPNDSEKKKIA; this is encoded by the coding sequence ATGCCCAACATTTTTCCCTTCCCTGCGATCGCCGGGCAGGAGCGCATGAAACGCGCGCTGCTGCTTAACGCCGTCAATCCCCGGATCGGCGGGGTCCTGATCCGCGGCGAACGCGGAACCGCGAAATCCACCGCGGCGCGGTCGCTGGCCGCCCTGCTTCCGGAAGTCCGATCGGTCGTCGGCTGCCGCTTCGGCTGCGATCCTGACCGTCCGACATCCTGGTGCACCGAATGCCGGATGCGGGTTTCCGACGGGGAAGCCCTGCCGGTGGAAAAACGCCGCACCGCCTTCGTGGACCTCCCCGTATCGGCAACCGAGGACCGCGTGGTGGGGACGATGGACATCGAACGGGCGATCCAGAAAGGCGAGCGCTGGTTCGAACCGGGCGTGCTGGCGGCCGCCAACCGCGGCTTGCTCTACATCGACGAGGTCAACCTGCTCGACGACCACGTTGTCGACATCCTGCTCGATTCCGCCGCCAGCGGCATGAACATCGTCGAACGGGAAGGGATCTCCTTCGCCCATCCGGCGCGGTTCATCCTCGTCGGCACGATGAATCCGGAGGAGGGCGACCTCCGGCCCCAGCTGCTGGACCGGTTCGCCCTGTGCGTCGACGTCCGCGGCATCGACGAACTGCGAGACCGGGTGGCGATTATGGAGCGCAACCTGGCGTTCGAAGCCGATCCGGAAAAATTCCGCGCCGAGTGGCACGGGCAGGAAACCGCCCTTTCGGAGGAAATCGAGAAGGCGCGGGAATTGGTGGACGATGTCCGCTATTCCTCGCACGACCTACTCACCATCGCCGGTTTGACCACCTCGCTCAAGGTCGACGGTCACCGCGCGGACCTGGTCATCCTGAAGGCGGCGCGGGCCCAAGCCGCGCTGGAAGGCCGGTCCTCCCTCACCCACCACGACATCGCCCTGGCGGCCGAGCTGGCTCTCCCGCACCGGTTGAAACGCGGCCCCCTGCAGCAGGTGGACGACGACCTGTTCAACCTAGACCGGCAGATCGAGCAGATCCACTCCGCCATCCACAACCAGGACGAGACCGCCGCCCCGCCGGAGCAGGAAGTCCCCAACGACTCGGAAAAAAAAAAGATAGCCTGA
- a CDS encoding sigma-70 family RNA polymerase sigma factor gives MVEIQTDWLLAARKGDTDAFGRVVEAFQKPVFNLCYRMLGNPEDAEDAAQESFWRAFKGLSKYDFKRPFGTWMLSIAAHYCIDRLRRKRPILLSLESLLPEDDAPDRSPDPEAQTHSKQEQEAVQRLLEHLGREERAMIVMRYWHDMSYEEIAHSLRVSVGAVKSRLHRARRILADRWRSRPRSSAFQGGGHE, from the coding sequence GTGGTCGAGATACAAACGGATTGGCTGCTTGCGGCGCGAAAGGGGGATACGGATGCCTTTGGCCGGGTTGTGGAAGCATTCCAGAAGCCGGTGTTCAACCTGTGCTACCGGATGCTGGGCAATCCCGAGGATGCCGAGGACGCTGCGCAGGAGTCCTTCTGGCGGGCTTTTAAGGGTCTTTCAAAATATGATTTTAAAAGGCCTTTTGGCACGTGGATGCTGTCGATTGCGGCCCATTACTGCATCGACCGCCTCCGGCGTAAGCGACCGATCCTTCTCTCCCTCGAATCCCTGCTCCCCGAGGACGACGCCCCGGATCGGAGCCCCGATCCTGAAGCCCAGACCCACAGCAAACAGGAACAAGAAGCCGTGCAAAGGCTCTTGGAGCATCTCGGCCGCGAGGAGCGGGCGATGATCGTGATGCGTTATTGGCACGACATGTCGTATGAAGAAATTGCGCACTCGCTTCGCGTTTCGGTGGGCGCGGTGAAAAGCAGGCTGCACCGGGCGCGGCGCATCCTGGCCGACCGTTGGCGTTCACGGCCGCGCTCTTCCGCATTCCAAGGAGGAGGCCATGAATAA
- a CDS encoding UMP kinase — protein MSFLEKSLLFPSREGLEIHATGQTAPLPLPAKDVKYRRILLKLGGESLSGPDGNGIDPAAGETLAQRIQAVREMGIQVAVVIGAGNLWRGRAGLEHGMERATADYMGMIATVINSLALMDALERQHLFVRVQSAIEMRAVAEPYIRRRAIRHLEKGRVVIFGGGTGNPYFSTDTAAALRAMEIDADVLIKATKVDGVYDSDPRKNPAAKKFESLTYIETLNRRLGVLDSTAISLCMDNNLPILVLNLWQEDMLERAMRGEAVGTIIRSGGDR, from the coding sequence ATGTCCTTCCTCGAAAAAAGTCTGCTGTTCCCTTCGCGGGAAGGATTGGAAATCCACGCCACCGGCCAGACAGCCCCGCTTCCGCTCCCGGCCAAGGACGTCAAATACCGGAGAATCCTGCTGAAGCTGGGAGGCGAGTCGCTTTCCGGTCCGGACGGGAACGGGATCGATCCCGCGGCCGGTGAGACGCTGGCCCAGCGGATCCAGGCCGTCCGGGAAATGGGAATTCAGGTGGCGGTGGTGATCGGCGCCGGGAATTTGTGGCGGGGCCGGGCGGGTTTGGAGCACGGGATGGAGCGGGCGACGGCGGATTATATGGGGATGATCGCCACCGTGATCAATTCGCTGGCGCTGATGGACGCCCTGGAACGCCAGCACCTTTTTGTCCGGGTCCAATCCGCGATCGAAATGCGGGCCGTGGCCGAGCCGTACATCCGGCGCCGGGCCATCCGCCACCTCGAGAAGGGACGGGTGGTGATTTTCGGCGGCGGGACGGGCAACCCGTACTTTTCCACCGATACCGCGGCCGCGCTGCGGGCGATGGAGATCGACGCCGACGTGCTGATCAAGGCCACCAAAGTGGACGGGGTGTACGATTCCGACCCGCGCAAGAACCCCGCCGCCAAAAAATTCGAAAGCCTGACCTACATCGAAACGTTGAACCGCCGTTTGGGGGTCTTGGACAGCACGGCGATCTCCCTCTGCATGGACAACAACCTGCCGATCCTGGTGCTGAACCTGTGGCAGGAGGATATGCTGGAGCGGGCGATGCGCGGGGAAGCCGTGGGGACGATCATCCGCTCCGGCGGCGATCGTTGA
- the rpsB gene encoding 30S ribosomal protein S2 has protein sequence MAANISLKALLEAGVHFGHRTHKWHPKMKPYIFTERNGVHIIDLQQTVSSLGNVCGLIRDTVAAGGTILFVGTKRQAQDTIEAEAKRCGMPYVTDRWLGGTLTNWRTMKERIDELNKLEKMEATGEMARLTKKEGLILQRRMERLRLRLGGIRDMAGLPNLVFAIDVHRESTAVHEANILKIPIVALVDTNCDPSGVDYVIPSNDDAIRAIKLLTSKIADAVLEGRALRKDEEPEAAEKEVPEEQLLSEGTLAKVKASAESEKETAPAPAEEEK, from the coding sequence ATGGCCGCCAATATCTCCCTCAAGGCCCTCCTCGAGGCCGGGGTGCACTTTGGGCATCGGACCCACAAGTGGCACCCGAAAATGAAGCCCTACATCTTCACCGAGCGCAACGGAGTCCATATCATCGACCTGCAGCAGACGGTCTCGTCGCTGGGCAATGTCTGCGGCCTGATCCGCGACACCGTCGCCGCGGGGGGGACGATCCTGTTCGTGGGGACCAAGCGCCAAGCCCAGGACACCATCGAAGCCGAGGCGAAGCGCTGCGGGATGCCCTACGTCACCGATCGCTGGCTGGGCGGGACTCTCACCAACTGGCGCACCATGAAGGAGCGCATCGACGAACTTAACAAATTGGAGAAGATGGAAGCCACCGGTGAAATGGCGCGGCTGACCAAGAAGGAAGGCCTGATACTCCAGCGCCGGATGGAGCGCTTGCGCCTGCGCCTGGGCGGCATCCGCGACATGGCCGGCTTGCCCAATCTGGTCTTCGCCATCGACGTCCACCGCGAATCCACCGCCGTCCACGAAGCCAACATCCTGAAGATCCCGATCGTGGCGCTGGTGGACACCAACTGCGATCCGTCGGGGGTGGATTACGTCATCCCGTCAAACGACGACGCGATCCGCGCGATCAAACTGCTCACCTCCAAAATCGCCGATGCGGTCCTGGAAGGCCGCGCCTTGCGGAAGGATGAGGAGCCGGAGGCCGCCGAAAAGGAGGTCCCGGAGGAACAGTTATTGAGCGAAGGGACTCTGGCCAAGGTGAAAGCGTCCGCGGAATCGGAAAAAGAAACCGCCCCAGCGCCGGCGGAAGAGGAGAAATGA
- a CDS encoding S1 RNA-binding domain-containing protein: protein MPSITLPEKDTFMQTRSPQPSQGDNPEAQNAETPMNELLQDSQGANVPKKGEVRKGTIARVTPAEILVSIGTKSEGIIPARELERLSADAREKLKEGEEISVYVVVPEDHNGNVVLSLARAQEETDWQQAEDLRVGQEVFQGRVDGFNKGGLIVKVGNLRGFVPASQFSLSRRHRSEGETVDQKWSRMVGEPICVKVIEVDRSRNRLILSERAAAKESRESQKERLLQELQEGEVRTGHVISLANFGAFVDLGGADGLVHLSEITWKRINHPSEVLKVGQSVKVKVISMDRERKRISLSMKSMEEDPFTVASEKLHEGQLVSGTVTKLTKFGAFARIEGFEDIEGLIHITELSENRVDHPKDVVQVGQNLTLRVVKIDVESRRIGLSVRRVASAQYADLDWDTAMKDLTESNSESAS from the coding sequence ATGCCCTCCATTACGCTTCCGGAGAAAGATACCTTCATGCAAACCCGTAGTCCGCAACCCAGCCAGGGGGATAATCCCGAGGCTCAAAACGCCGAAACCCCCATGAACGAGCTTCTCCAGGACAGCCAGGGCGCCAATGTTCCCAAGAAGGGCGAGGTGCGCAAGGGAACGATCGCCCGGGTTACCCCGGCGGAAATCCTTGTCTCCATAGGCACCAAATCCGAAGGCATCATCCCGGCCAGGGAATTGGAGCGGCTCTCCGCAGACGCCCGGGAAAAATTGAAGGAAGGCGAGGAAATCAGCGTATACGTCGTCGTCCCGGAGGATCACAACGGAAACGTCGTGCTGTCGCTGGCTCGCGCCCAGGAGGAAACGGATTGGCAGCAAGCCGAGGACCTGCGGGTCGGTCAGGAAGTATTTCAGGGGCGGGTCGACGGCTTTAACAAGGGCGGACTGATCGTCAAGGTTGGAAACCTGCGCGGATTCGTTCCGGCGTCGCAGTTTTCCCTGTCCCGCCGCCACCGCAGCGAGGGGGAAACCGTCGATCAAAAATGGAGCCGCATGGTCGGCGAACCCATCTGCGTCAAGGTCATCGAAGTCGACCGCAGCCGCAACCGGCTGATCCTTTCCGAGCGGGCGGCCGCCAAGGAATCCCGCGAAAGCCAGAAGGAACGCCTGTTGCAGGAATTGCAGGAGGGCGAAGTCCGCACCGGACACGTGATCAGCCTGGCGAATTTCGGCGCCTTCGTCGATCTCGGCGGAGCGGACGGGCTGGTGCACCTGTCCGAAATCACCTGGAAGCGGATCAACCATCCTTCCGAAGTCCTGAAGGTCGGGCAGTCGGTCAAGGTCAAGGTCATCAGCATGGACCGGGAACGCAAGCGGATCAGCCTTTCCATGAAGTCGATGGAAGAGGATCCGTTCACCGTCGCCTCCGAAAAACTGCACGAAGGCCAGCTGGTGAGCGGCACGGTCACCAAACTGACCAAGTTCGGGGCCTTCGCGCGGATCGAGGGATTTGAAGACATCGAAGGGCTGATCCATATTACCGAACTCTCCGAGAACCGCGTGGACCATCCCAAGGACGTGGTTCAAGTAGGCCAGAATTTGACCTTGCGGGTCGTAAAAATCGATGTGGAATCCCGCCGGATCGGCCTGAGCGTGAGGCGGGTGGCCTCCGCCCAATATGCCGACCTGGATTGGGACACCGCCATGAAGGACCTGACCGAATCCAATTCGGAAAGCGCGTCATAA
- a CDS encoding S49 family peptidase has translation MEYIKTKWLSHPLAKPALWTALPLLAGILLSLLIPRPVIGTVYLRDAIHSYSAGDVTAQLRYAYDHPEIQAVVLVLDCPGGTVADTESVYLELIRLRGKKPVVASVESMAASGAYYLAVGTDFIVARPSSQVGNIGVRTVLPSAPSVYEDEVSTGPYKFFGGSRDETLRLLDPLKRSFYQAVRAGRGETLNATPEEILSGKLFIGSEAVRLGLVDALGGYSDSLEKAAALAHVWNFETRDLSTLAFEGRSSAYEYQFFLEAADGTLTPYPRSAGVYYLYIPELDRRLP, from the coding sequence ATGGAATATATAAAGACGAAGTGGCTCTCGCATCCGCTGGCCAAACCCGCGCTGTGGACGGCGCTTCCATTGTTGGCTGGAATTTTGCTGTCCTTGCTCATCCCGCGGCCGGTCATCGGAACGGTGTATCTCCGGGATGCGATCCACTCCTACTCGGCCGGCGACGTGACCGCCCAACTGCGGTATGCCTACGATCACCCGGAGATCCAGGCGGTGGTGCTGGTGCTGGACTGCCCTGGCGGCACCGTCGCCGACACCGAATCGGTCTACCTCGAATTGATCCGCCTGCGCGGAAAAAAGCCGGTCGTTGCGTCCGTTGAATCGATGGCCGCCAGCGGCGCGTATTATTTGGCGGTCGGCACCGATTTCATCGTCGCCAGGCCTTCCTCGCAGGTCGGAAACATCGGCGTCCGCACCGTCCTGCCGTCAGCCCCTTCGGTGTACGAGGATGAAGTGTCCACCGGACCGTACAAATTTTTCGGCGGTTCGCGGGACGAGACCCTGCGCCTGCTGGATCCGCTCAAGCGGAGTTTCTATCAAGCCGTGCGCGCCGGCCGGGGCGAAACCTTGAACGCCACGCCGGAGGAGATCCTCAGCGGGAAACTGTTCATCGGCAGCGAAGCGGTGCGCCTCGGGCTGGTCGACGCACTGGGCGGGTATTCGGATTCGCTGGAAAAAGCCGCCGCCCTCGCACACGTGTGGAATTTCGAAACCCGGGACCTTTCCACCCTGGCGTTCGAAGGCCGCTCCTCCGCTTACGAATATCAATTCTTCCTCGAAGCGGCGGATGGAACCCTGACCCCTTACCCGCGTTCGGCCGGAGTTTACTACCTCTACATTCCTGAACTCGACCGGAGGCTGCCATGA
- the frr gene encoding ribosome recycling factor, producing the protein MVKEALIEAGNKMKSAEKALEESLSSLRTGRASPMLVEKLMVDYYDVPTPLMQLATISAPEPRLLAIKPFDPTSIKTIEKAILASDLGLTPTNDGKIIRLSIPALTEDRRRDLVKIVHHRAEETRIAIRNVRRDTHNDLREFEKEKIISEDERERGEEDLQKLTDKHIESVEQIVARKEKEIMEV; encoded by the coding sequence ATGGTGAAGGAAGCGCTGATCGAAGCCGGCAACAAGATGAAGAGCGCTGAAAAAGCCCTCGAGGAATCGCTTTCCAGCCTGCGCACGGGCCGCGCCAGCCCGATGCTGGTGGAAAAGCTGATGGTCGATTATTACGACGTCCCGACGCCGCTGATGCAACTGGCCACCATCTCCGCGCCCGAACCGCGCCTGCTGGCGATCAAGCCCTTCGATCCCACGTCGATTAAAACCATTGAGAAGGCAATCCTGGCCTCCGATCTGGGGCTGACGCCCACCAACGACGGCAAGATCATCCGCCTGTCGATCCCCGCCCTAACCGAAGACCGCCGCAGGGATCTGGTGAAAATCGTGCACCACCGCGCCGAGGAAACCCGGATCGCCATCCGCAACGTCCGGCGGGATACCCACAACGACCTGCGGGAATTTGAAAAGGAAAAAATCATCTCGGAAGACGAGCGCGAACGCGGCGAAGAGGATCTGCAGAAACTGACGGACAAACACATCGAAAGCGTGGAACAGATCGTCGCGCGCAAAGAAAAGGAAATCATGGAGGTCTGA
- a CDS encoding polymer-forming cytoskeletal protein, whose translation MNSIRGWLRILWIGAALIAQGADSGPADDGILFRETFTLAEGEIHAGNLLAVDSVLVLEEGSRFEGNLILLDGSLDLAGTVQGDIASAGAAVRIAENAVLEGNVVCIGPAPIVDEGAAVSGTVNAVGEFALPFTLTIAEPDGGAGGGLYAATVMVFRTFLLSAVAILIVLLLPEPAKLVGRTIVHRPALSFLIGLLAMMAAGALFLLLALSVCLSPISVLGSVVMLGAVLLGWSAAGLEFGRRVFGVFQARAHPALMAGIGTGILTLIAGLLGIIPVAGLILIFLMMSFVLGAVILTRFGGQAFSYLSIESAPDAESRCFDRKG comes from the coding sequence ATGAATTCGATTCGGGGTTGGCTTCGAATCCTCTGGATCGGCGCGGCGCTCATCGCGCAGGGGGCCGATTCCGGCCCGGCAGACGACGGGATCCTGTTTCGGGAAACCTTCACCCTGGCCGAGGGGGAGATCCATGCCGGCAACCTCCTGGCCGTGGACAGCGTCCTTGTGCTCGAGGAAGGGTCGCGTTTTGAAGGCAACCTCATTCTGCTGGACGGATCCCTGGATTTGGCGGGGACGGTCCAAGGGGATATCGCCTCGGCGGGAGCGGCCGTTCGGATCGCGGAAAACGCGGTTCTGGAAGGGAACGTGGTTTGCATCGGCCCCGCGCCGATCGTGGACGAAGGCGCGGCCGTTTCCGGAACGGTGAACGCGGTTGGAGAATTTGCTTTGCCGTTCACCCTGACAATCGCCGAACCGGACGGCGGGGCGGGGGGCGGGTTGTACGCGGCGACCGTCATGGTGTTCCGGACCTTCCTTCTTTCGGCGGTCGCCATTCTGATCGTACTGCTCCTGCCCGAACCCGCCAAACTCGTGGGCCGCACGATCGTTCACCGCCCCGCCCTGTCCTTCCTGATCGGATTGCTGGCGATGATGGCCGCGGGCGCCCTGTTCCTGCTTTTGGCCCTTTCGGTGTGCCTGTCCCCGATCAGCGTGCTGGGCAGTGTGGTGATGTTGGGGGCGGTGCTTTTGGGTTGGTCGGCGGCGGGATTGGAATTCGGACGCCGCGTCTTCGGCGTTTTCCAAGCCCGAGCCCATCCGGCGCTCATGGCCGGAATCGGAACGGGAATCCTGACTCTGATTGCGGGACTGCTGGGAATCATACCCGTCGCCGGTTTGATCCTGATATTCCTGATGATGTCGTTCGTCCTGGGAGCGGTGATTCTGACGCGGTTCGGCGGTCAGGCGTTTTCATACCTCTCCATCGAAAGCGCGCCGGATGCTGAGTCCCGATGCTTCGATCGCAAGGGGTAA